The genomic region ACCTTCACTACATCCGCCAGGCGGAGCCGCGCGGCCTGGGCCACGCCGTGCTGCAGGCGCGCTGGCACGTGGGGAACGAACCGTTCGCGCTCCTCCTGGGCGACGACGTGTACCAGGGCGACCCGGCCGCCATCGCCCAGCTGGTCGCCGTGCACGAGGAGACGGGCATGGCGGTCGTCGGCGTGCTGCCGGTGTCCATGGAGGAGACGAGCCGGTACGGCATCGCCGACTTCGGACCGCTGGGCGGCAACCCGGCGAAGGGACCGGTCGTCGTCGCCGACTTCGTGGAGAAGCCGGA from Clostridia bacterium harbors:
- a CDS encoding UTP--glucose-1-phosphate uridylyltransferase, which codes for MGVRKAVIPVAGMGTRFLPATKSLPKEMLPLLNKPAIQYIVEEAVAAGIEDVLLITGRLKRAIEDHFDRIHLVEKHLEMSGKAELLRVVVEPAGLANLHYIRQAEPRGLGHAVLQARWHVGNEPFALLLGDDVYQGDPAAIAQLVAVHEETGMAVVGVLPVSMEETSRYGIADFGPLGGNPAKGPVVVADFVEKP